One window of Chryseobacterium sp. JJR-5R genomic DNA carries:
- a CDS encoding metal-dependent hydrolase encodes MKIQFLGQNCFLFTYKDTTILSDPFYNYKKAESGFDITAQKIDYILLTHAHGDHVADVEEVLQFHPEATVIAVPEICGYFKNAKNTDDVNLGGSAKIDDLTITMVPAHHTSSFPDGSYGGVPVGYIFRLPGGKNFYMAGDTGIMADMELFPKLYGNLDLSILPVGSHYTMGPKEAAFAAAELLKTSKVIGCHFDTFPAIEISHEEAQKHFADKNVELVLPALGETFEF; translated from the coding sequence ATGAAAATACAATTCTTAGGACAAAACTGTTTTTTGTTTACGTACAAAGACACAACAATTTTAAGCGACCCTTTTTACAATTATAAAAAAGCGGAATCGGGTTTTGATATCACTGCTCAGAAAATTGATTACATTTTGCTGACTCATGCTCACGGAGACCATGTGGCAGATGTAGAAGAAGTTTTACAATTTCATCCTGAAGCTACTGTTATTGCTGTCCCTGAAATCTGCGGGTATTTTAAAAATGCAAAAAATACAGACGATGTGAACTTAGGAGGATCGGCAAAAATCGATGATCTTACCATTACCATGGTTCCGGCCCACCATACAAGTTCTTTCCCTGACGGAAGCTACGGAGGCGTTCCTGTAGGATATATTTTCAGGCTGCCTGGAGGTAAAAATTTTTACATGGCAGGTGATACCGGTATTATGGCAGATATGGAGCTGTTCCCGAAACTGTATGGCAATCTGGACCTTTCCATTCTTCCTGTTGGCAGCCATTATACCATGGGGCCTAAAGAAGCGGCTTTTGCAGCTGCAGAGCTTTTGAAAACCTCAAAAGTAATCGGATGTCATTTTGATACGTTTCCGGCAATTGAAATCAGCCATGAAGAAGCACAGAA
- the menA gene encoding 1,4-dihydroxy-2-naphthoate octaprenyltransferase — MSDWIKAARLRTLPLSLSGIIMGSFIAKWRLYGEGGTWDWKIFALALLVTLLYQVLSNYANDYGDGIKGTDAKRAVEAESRAVASGKITAKQMKSAVILLSILSFAATVALLYVAFIPGYMNEFYIFIGLGVASILAAIGYTVGKKPYGYMGLGDLFVFIFFGLVSVCGSYFLFTKTFSWDMLLPGTAIGMMSMAVLNLNNMRDIESDRLSGKNSLALRIGFKNAMIYEMVLLQLPLILMLVFFGVNGFFQTQNYYVFIVMILLLPLMKLRRQIMAVKNPRELDPFLKQVGIMTFVMAVLTAFGLNFFS; from the coding sequence ATGTCAGATTGGATAAAAGCCGCAAGGCTTAGAACATTGCCGCTTTCGTTAAGCGGGATCATCATGGGTTCATTCATCGCAAAATGGAGGCTGTACGGTGAAGGCGGAACCTGGGACTGGAAAATTTTTGCCCTGGCGCTTTTAGTGACCCTGCTGTATCAGGTGTTATCAAACTATGCCAATGATTACGGAGACGGGATAAAAGGCACCGATGCAAAAAGAGCTGTAGAGGCAGAATCAAGAGCCGTGGCGTCCGGAAAAATTACGGCTAAACAAATGAAAAGCGCGGTTATCCTTTTATCTATCTTGTCATTTGCGGCAACGGTTGCCCTTCTGTATGTTGCTTTTATCCCTGGATATATGAATGAATTTTATATTTTTATCGGGCTGGGAGTGGCAAGTATTCTGGCGGCAATCGGGTATACGGTAGGAAAAAAACCTTATGGATATATGGGGTTAGGTGATCTTTTCGTGTTTATTTTCTTCGGCCTGGTTTCAGTATGCGGAAGTTATTTTCTCTTCACAAAGACATTCAGCTGGGATATGCTGCTGCCGGGAACGGCCATCGGGATGATGAGCATGGCTGTCCTGAACCTGAATAACATGAGAGACATCGAAAGCGACCGTTTATCAGGGAAAAACAGCCTTGCCTTAAGGATCGGCTTTAAAAATGCCATGATCTACGAAATGGTCCTGTTGCAGCTTCCGTTGATTCTGATGCTCGTATTTTTCGGGGTTAACGGATTTTTCCAGACTCAGAATTACTATGTTTTTATCGTTATGATTTTACTTCTTCCGTTAATGAAACTGCGGAGACAGATTATGGCCGTAAAAAATCCGAGGGAACTTGATCCGTTCCTGAAACAGGTGGGTATCATGACTTTTGTAATGGCTGTTCTTACGGCTTTCGGGCTTAATTTTTTCAGTTAA
- a CDS encoding 1,4-dihydroxy-2-naphthoyl-CoA synthase, translated as MIEWKTAREYQDITYKKCNGVARIAFNRPEIRNAFRPKTTSELYDAFYDASEDPSIGVILLSGEGPSPKDGGWAFCSGGDQKARGHQGYVGEDGRHRLNILEVQRLIRFMPKVVIAVVPGWAVGGGHSLHVVCDLTLASKEHAIFKQTDADVTSFDGGYGSAYLAKMVGQKKAREIFFLGRNYSAQEALDMGMVNAVIPHDELEDTAYEWAQEILAKSPTSIRMLKFAMNLTDDGMVGQQVFAGEATRLAYMTEEAQEGRNAFLEKRKPDFGKDQWIS; from the coding sequence ATGATCGAGTGGAAAACCGCCAGGGAATACCAGGACATTACCTACAAAAAATGTAATGGTGTAGCGAGAATTGCGTTCAACAGACCGGAAATTCGCAACGCTTTCAGACCCAAAACAACTTCCGAATTATACGATGCTTTCTATGACGCTTCAGAAGATCCTTCCATAGGAGTAATCCTTCTTTCAGGAGAAGGGCCGAGCCCGAAAGACGGAGGCTGGGCATTCTGCAGCGGCGGAGACCAGAAAGCGAGAGGGCATCAGGGATATGTGGGTGAAGACGGCAGGCACCGTCTGAATATCCTCGAAGTTCAGCGTCTGATCCGTTTTATGCCGAAAGTGGTGATTGCAGTAGTCCCGGGATGGGCAGTAGGCGGAGGCCATTCCCTTCATGTGGTTTGCGATCTGACGCTGGCAAGTAAAGAACATGCGATCTTCAAGCAGACGGATGCGGATGTAACCAGTTTCGACGGCGGCTATGGCTCTGCCTACCTTGCCAAAATGGTGGGGCAGAAAAAAGCCCGTGAAATTTTCTTTTTAGGGAGAAACTATTCCGCGCAGGAAGCTCTGGATATGGGAATGGTAAATGCCGTAATTCCTCACGACGAACTGGAAGATACCGCTTACGAGTGGGCACAGGAAATCCTGGCCAAATCCCCGACCTCGATCAGGATGCTGAAATTTGCCATGAACCTTACCGATGACGGAATGGTGGGGCAGCAGGTTTTTGCAGGTGAGGCGACACGCCTGGCCTATATGACCGAAGAAGCACAGGAGGGAAGGAATGCATTCCTGGAAAAAAGAAAGCCGGACTTTGGAAAAGATCAGTGGATCTCTTAA
- the gyrA gene encoding DNA gyrase subunit A, translated as MQKEGERLIPINIVDEMKSSYIDYSMSVIVSRALPDVRDGLKPVHRRVLYGMYGLGVFSNRKYLKSARIVGDVLGKYHPHGDSSVYDAMVRMAQDWSLRYPQVDGQGNFGSMDGDPPAAMRYTEARLKKISDEILSDLDKETVDFQNNFDDSLQEPTVMPSKIPNLLVNGTSGIAVGMATNMAPHNLTEAVNAICAYIDNREITIDELMQHIIAPDFPTGGIIYGYDGVRDAFHTGRGRVVLRAKVAFEEIGNRNAIIVNEIPYQVNKAEMISKTADLVKDDKIPGIYEIRDESDRRGLRIVYELKNDAIPNVVLNLLYKYTSLQTSFSVNSIALVHGRPEQLNLKDIIHHFVEHRHEIIVRRTEYELRKAKERAHILEGFMKVIGTQDSLDKAIAIIRHSANPQAAKEGLITEFELSDIQAQAILDMRLARLTGMELDKIRDEYDTIMKEIADLEDILVNEPRRFKIIKDELVEVKEKYGDERRTEIDFSGGEMSIEDIIPNESVVLTISHAGYIKRTSLSEYKIQSRGGVGNRAATTRDEDFLEYIVSATNHQYMLFFTEKGRCYWLRVFEIPEGSKTSKGRAVQNLINIEPDDKIKAYIRTNNLKDSEYVNQMSVVMVTKNGTIKKTSLEAYSRPRINGVNAIEIRDNDQLLGAYLTNGTSQIMIATKNGKCIRFPEEKVREVGRGSIGVRGISMEDNDEAIGMIVVNDLENETVLVISEKGYGKRTAVLDYRETNRGGKGVITLNITEKTGNLIAIQNVTDEDGLMIINKSGVAIRMNMDEMRVMGRNTQGVKMINLKKNDEIAAIAKVEMDKEVEEVIEESEEGAEASADSPENNTEIPQAEEGQNPAEGNENSDSQEQ; from the coding sequence ATGCAAAAAGAAGGAGAAAGACTGATTCCTATCAACATTGTTGATGAAATGAAGTCGTCTTATATCGATTATTCGATGTCGGTTATCGTTTCAAGAGCGTTACCTGATGTAAGAGACGGCTTAAAACCTGTTCATAGAAGAGTACTTTACGGTATGTATGGACTGGGGGTTTTTTCTAATAGGAAATATTTAAAATCCGCGAGAATTGTTGGGGACGTTTTGGGTAAGTATCACCCGCACGGAGATTCTTCCGTTTATGATGCCATGGTAAGAATGGCACAGGACTGGAGCCTACGTTATCCCCAGGTGGACGGCCAGGGTAACTTCGGTTCCATGGACGGCGACCCGCCTGCAGCAATGCGTTATACCGAAGCAAGGTTAAAAAAGATCTCTGATGAGATTCTTTCGGATCTGGACAAGGAAACGGTGGATTTTCAGAATAACTTCGACGACAGTTTACAGGAACCGACAGTAATGCCTTCAAAAATCCCGAATCTTCTGGTAAACGGAACTTCAGGTATCGCAGTAGGGATGGCCACCAATATGGCACCTCACAACTTAACCGAAGCGGTTAATGCGATCTGTGCTTACATTGACAACAGAGAAATTACCATTGATGAGCTGATGCAGCATATCATTGCTCCCGATTTCCCTACCGGAGGTATTATTTATGGATACGACGGTGTCAGAGATGCTTTCCATACCGGCAGAGGAAGGGTCGTTTTAAGAGCAAAAGTAGCTTTTGAAGAAATCGGCAACAGGAATGCTATTATTGTCAACGAAATTCCATATCAGGTCAATAAGGCAGAGATGATCTCAAAAACAGCTGACCTGGTGAAAGATGACAAGATTCCGGGAATTTATGAGATCAGGGACGAATCCGACAGGCGGGGACTTCGTATTGTTTACGAACTTAAAAATGATGCGATCCCTAATGTGGTTTTAAACTTATTATACAAATATACTTCTCTTCAGACTTCTTTCAGTGTCAACAGCATTGCTTTGGTACACGGCAGGCCGGAACAGCTGAACCTGAAGGATATTATTCATCATTTCGTAGAGCACAGACACGAAATCATTGTCAGAAGAACTGAGTATGAACTCAGAAAAGCCAAGGAAAGAGCGCATATCCTTGAAGGTTTCATGAAAGTGATCGGAACGCAGGACTCACTGGATAAAGCCATTGCTATTATCCGTCACAGTGCGAATCCTCAGGCGGCAAAAGAAGGATTGATTACAGAATTCGAACTTTCTGACATCCAGGCCCAGGCTATTCTTGATATGCGTCTTGCCCGTCTTACAGGGATGGAGCTGGACAAGATCCGTGATGAGTATGACACCATTATGAAAGAAATTGCTGATCTTGAAGATATCCTGGTTAATGAGCCGAGAAGATTTAAGATTATTAAAGATGAACTGGTTGAAGTAAAAGAAAAATACGGTGACGAAAGAAGAACGGAAATCGATTTTTCAGGTGGTGAAATGTCAATTGAAGACATCATCCCGAACGAATCTGTGGTTCTTACCATTTCTCACGCAGGCTATATCAAGAGAACTTCACTTTCAGAATATAAAATACAGAGCAGAGGCGGCGTAGGGAACAGGGCGGCTACCACAAGGGACGAAGATTTCCTGGAGTATATCGTTTCCGCAACCAACCACCAGTACATGCTGTTCTTTACGGAAAAAGGAAGGTGTTACTGGCTGAGGGTGTTTGAAATCCCTGAAGGTTCCAAGACATCCAAAGGACGCGCTGTCCAGAACCTGATCAATATTGAGCCGGATGATAAGATCAAAGCATACATCAGGACCAATAACTTAAAAGATTCGGAATACGTCAACCAGATGAGCGTGGTGATGGTGACGAAAAACGGGACCATCAAGAAAACTTCGCTTGAAGCGTATTCGAGGCCGAGAATTAATGGGGTAAATGCTATTGAAATCAGGGACAATGACCAATTGTTAGGGGCTTACCTTACCAACGGAACGTCCCAGATTATGATTGCAACCAAAAACGGTAAATGTATCCGTTTCCCGGAAGAAAAAGTAAGAGAAGTGGGAAGAGGCTCTATCGGGGTACGCGGGATCAGCATGGAAGATAATGATGAAGCCATCGGCATGATTGTAGTCAATGATCTTGAAAATGAAACGGTTCTTGTGATCTCTGAAAAAGGATACGGAAAAAGAACTGCAGTGCTGGACTACAGAGAAACCAACAGAGGTGGAAAAGGCGTAATTACCCTGAATATTACCGAAAAAACAGGAAACCTGATCGCTATCCAGAATGTAACGGACGAAGACGGACTGATGATCATCAACAAATCAGGTGTGGCCATCCGTATGAACATGGATGAAATGAGGGTGATGGGCAGGAATACACAGGGCGTAAAAATGATCAACCTTAAGAAAAATGACGAAATTGCAGCCATTGCAAAAGTAGAAATGGACAAAGAGGTGGAAGAAGTGATTGAAGAAAGTGAAGAAGGAGCAGAGGCCTCGGCGGATAGTCCGGAAAACAATACAGAAATACCTCAGGCTGAAGAAGGCCAGAACCCTGCAGAGGGAAATGAAAATTCTGATTCTCAAGAACAATAG
- a CDS encoding DUF4286 family protein has product MLSITFHCTKDNLAEWEIYMNETLVLMAENLMDVNKYILSEVHSDYIDEGKNYNLLLLFDNQEVREDFVKSELQNISERIEMKFGQEVMIFNTFLNTKTSRM; this is encoded by the coding sequence ATGCTGAGCATAACCTTCCACTGTACAAAAGATAATCTTGCTGAATGGGAAATTTACATGAATGAAACACTTGTTTTAATGGCGGAAAACCTGATGGATGTTAATAAATATATCCTCTCCGAAGTACACAGCGATTATATTGATGAAGGTAAAAATTATAACCTGCTTCTCCTTTTTGATAATCAGGAGGTAAGGGAAGATTTTGTTAAAAGCGAACTGCAGAATATTTCGGAACGGATTGAAATGAAATTTGGACAGGAAGTGATGATTTTCAATACTTTTCTCAATACAAAAACCTCAAGAATGTAA
- a CDS encoding DUF3828 domain-containing protein produces the protein MKPLFLLLSICFIFTGCSKTENHTDQNITQRIHQFYTTYGAVSEELYDKPVNEDLFSPELKKALHDAVNASNADMERIKKSKYPDDKPMLLEGSVFTSQYEGFTSYKIKKIHTADPSDQSVKVDVELENAAFSPKTVWTDQVQLVKTDGTWKVDNIYFGDNPDIKDLKTSLRNFVSDAE, from the coding sequence ATGAAACCATTATTTTTACTGCTGAGCATCTGTTTTATTTTCACAGGCTGCAGCAAAACAGAAAACCACACTGATCAGAATATCACTCAACGCATCCATCAGTTTTACACCACGTACGGCGCAGTCAGTGAAGAACTTTATGACAAACCTGTCAATGAAGACCTGTTTTCCCCTGAACTGAAAAAGGCACTTCATGATGCGGTCAATGCATCCAATGCAGATATGGAAAGAATTAAAAAAAGCAAATACCCGGACGACAAGCCTATGCTGCTGGAAGGCTCCGTTTTTACCAGCCAGTACGAAGGGTTTACTTCATACAAAATAAAGAAAATCCATACAGCAGATCCTTCGGATCAATCAGTAAAAGTAGATGTTGAGCTTGAAAATGCGGCGTTTTCGCCTAAAACGGTCTGGACTGATCAGGTACAGCTGGTAAAAACTGACGGCACCTGGAAAGTTGACAATATTTATTTTGGCGATAATCCGGATATAAAAGACCTGAAAACAAGTTTGCGGAATTTTGTTTCCGATGCAGAATAG
- a CDS encoding bacteriocin-like protein, giving the protein MKNLKKLSKADLKSVYGGQPKQYCVYCERLNKTVCSTVPIGTCP; this is encoded by the coding sequence ATGAAAAATTTAAAGAAACTCAGTAAAGCCGATCTGAAATCCGTGTACGGCGGCCAGCCTAAACAATACTGCGTGTATTGTGAACGGCTGAACAAAACAGTATGCAGCACCGTCCCGATCGGTACATGCCCTTAA
- the uvrA gene encoding excinuclease ABC subunit UvrA, which translates to MSKSTEYIEVYGAREHNLKNINVKIPRNELVVITGLSGSGKSSLAFDTIFAEGQRRYIETFSAYARQFLGGLERPDVDKIEGLSPVIAIEQKTTNKNPRSTVGTVTELYDFLRLLYARVSDAYSQTSGKKLVSYTEDQILETIKQNYSGEKLMLMAPVVRSRKGHYHELFVQMAKKGYGQARIDGELQDIEYDLKLDRYKTHDIDIVIDRWIIGESASESRMEKSLRTAMDMGDGIIGIQKLGGRDIEYFSKNLMDAETGHSLALPEPNTFSFNSPKGSCPSCKGLGMIKKINTDHFVENPKLSVNQGGLLPLEDIKSNKWILAQIKSILEIFGLGLTTPFKDIPEEALDYIYNGCHKEFNKDLRYAGITKKIKISFDGLVPFIEELIEERESYEAILLERHFTTEETCPECKGTRLQPSSLSFKIDGKNIAEVNGLSLIDLKEWLADVRGKFSEKNAIIAHEILKEIETRLQFLLDVGLDYLSLSRSSRTLSGGESQRIRLATQIGSQLVNVLYILDEPSIGLHQRDNERLISSLKNLRDIGNSVLVVEHDKDMIMEADEVLDIGPRAGKFGGEILWQGKPEDLIKADTITAQYINGKRKIEIPTERRAGNGKHIILKGATGNNLKNVTLDVPLGKLVVVSGISGSGKSSLINGTLYPILNKHFYRAVQEPLPYKKVEGLEHIDKIVDVDQTPIGRTPRSNPATYTGMFTDIRNLFAELPESKIRGYKPGRFSFNVKGGRCETCQGGGLKVIEMNFLPDVYVHCETCNGKRFNRETLEVRYKGKSISDVLEMTIDEAVDFFQPIPKIFARVKTLQDVGLGYITMGQQSTTLSGGEAQRIKLATELAKRQTGNTLYILDEPTTGLHFEDVKILMEAINRLVELGNSFIIIEHNMDVIKLADHIIDVGPEGGKHGGEIIAKGTPEEIVKSKKSLTGKFLKKEMQ; encoded by the coding sequence ATGAGTAAATCAACAGAATATATTGAAGTTTACGGTGCACGCGAGCACAACCTTAAAAACATCAACGTTAAAATTCCACGCAACGAACTGGTTGTAATTACCGGGCTTTCCGGGAGCGGGAAATCCTCACTGGCTTTTGACACGATCTTTGCGGAAGGGCAGCGCCGTTACATTGAAACGTTTTCCGCTTATGCAAGGCAGTTCCTGGGAGGGCTGGAACGTCCGGATGTGGATAAGATAGAAGGGCTTTCCCCTGTTATTGCCATTGAGCAGAAAACGACCAACAAAAACCCGCGTTCTACAGTAGGAACCGTTACCGAGCTGTACGACTTCCTGAGACTCCTGTATGCAAGGGTTTCGGATGCCTATTCTCAGACTTCAGGGAAGAAACTGGTAAGCTATACCGAAGACCAGATCCTGGAGACCATCAAACAGAATTACAGCGGTGAAAAGCTTATGCTGATGGCACCGGTTGTCCGTTCCAGAAAAGGGCATTACCATGAGCTTTTTGTACAAATGGCCAAAAAAGGCTACGGACAGGCAAGAATTGACGGCGAACTGCAGGATATTGAATATGACCTGAAACTGGACCGTTATAAAACCCATGATATTGATATTGTCATTGACCGATGGATTATCGGTGAAAGTGCTTCCGAAAGCAGAATGGAAAAATCCCTTCGTACAGCAATGGATATGGGAGACGGCATTATCGGAATCCAGAAGCTGGGAGGCAGGGATATTGAATATTTCTCTAAAAACCTGATGGATGCCGAGACCGGGCATTCCCTTGCGCTGCCGGAACCCAATACATTCTCGTTCAACTCACCGAAAGGAAGCTGCCCGAGTTGTAAAGGACTCGGGATGATCAAGAAAATCAACACCGATCATTTTGTTGAGAATCCTAAGCTGTCAGTCAATCAGGGAGGCTTACTGCCGCTGGAAGACATAAAATCCAACAAATGGATCCTTGCCCAGATTAAAAGCATCCTGGAGATTTTCGGGCTGGGCCTTACCACGCCTTTTAAAGATATCCCAGAAGAAGCCCTGGACTATATCTATAACGGCTGCCATAAAGAATTTAACAAAGACTTAAGATACGCAGGCATTACCAAAAAAATCAAGATCAGTTTTGACGGGCTGGTTCCCTTCATAGAAGAACTTATCGAAGAAAGGGAGTCCTACGAAGCGATTTTATTAGAAAGACACTTTACTACGGAAGAAACCTGTCCGGAATGTAAAGGAACCCGTCTTCAGCCCTCAAGCTTAAGCTTTAAAATCGACGGAAAAAATATCGCTGAAGTCAATGGATTGAGTTTAATTGATCTGAAGGAATGGCTGGCGGATGTCCGTGGTAAATTCTCGGAAAAAAATGCCATTATCGCCCACGAGATTTTAAAAGAAATCGAGACCCGCCTTCAGTTCTTACTGGATGTCGGCCTGGATTACCTGAGCCTGAGCCGGAGTTCAAGAACCCTTTCCGGAGGGGAATCCCAGAGGATCCGCCTGGCGACACAAATCGGGTCTCAGCTCGTTAATGTCCTGTATATTCTTGATGAACCGAGTATCGGGCTGCACCAGAGGGACAATGAAAGGCTGATCAGCTCTTTGAAAAACCTGCGTGACATCGGGAATTCCGTACTGGTAGTGGAACATGACAAAGATATGATCATGGAAGCTGATGAGGTACTGGATATCGGGCCGAGAGCAGGGAAATTCGGAGGCGAAATCCTTTGGCAGGGAAAACCGGAAGACCTTATCAAAGCGGATACCATAACGGCTCAGTACATCAACGGGAAAAGAAAAATTGAAATTCCAACGGAAAGACGTGCCGGGAACGGGAAGCATATCATCCTGAAAGGAGCCACCGGAAACAACCTTAAGAATGTCACGCTTGATGTTCCTTTAGGGAAACTGGTGGTGGTATCAGGAATTTCCGGAAGCGGAAAATCTTCACTGATCAACGGAACCTTATACCCGATCCTCAACAAGCATTTTTACAGAGCAGTCCAGGAGCCTTTGCCATACAAGAAAGTAGAAGGCCTTGAGCATATTGATAAAATTGTGGACGTAGACCAGACGCCGATCGGGAGGACGCCGCGTTCAAACCCGGCGACCTATACGGGAATGTTTACAGATATCCGGAATCTTTTTGCCGAACTGCCGGAAAGCAAAATCCGTGGGTACAAGCCGGGAAGATTTTCTTTCAATGTGAAAGGCGGTAGATGCGAAACCTGTCAGGGCGGCGGGTTGAAAGTCATTGAAATGAATTTCTTACCGGATGTGTACGTGCACTGCGAAACCTGCAACGGGAAACGTTTCAACAGGGAAACCCTGGAGGTCCGTTATAAAGGAAAATCAATTTCTGATGTACTGGAAATGACGATTGATGAAGCGGTAGATTTTTTCCAGCCGATTCCCAAAATTTTTGCAAGGGTAAAAACGCTGCAGGATGTTGGGCTGGGATACATCACGATGGGTCAGCAGTCGACTACACTTTCCGGAGGAGAGGCGCAGCGCATCAAGCTGGCTACGGAACTGGCCAAAAGGCAGACTGGAAATACCTTGTACATCCTGGATGAACCCACGACCGGACTGCATTTTGAAGATGTTAAAATCCTGATGGAGGCCATCAACCGTTTGGTAGAACTGGGGAATTCATTCATCATCATTGAACATAATATGGATGTGATCAAGCTGGCCGATCATATTATCGATGTAGGCCCGGAAGGCGGGAAACACGGCGGGGAAATCATTGCTAAAGGAACACCGGAAGAAATTGTGAAGTCTAAGAAGAGTCTTACCGGAAAGTTTTTGAAGAAGGAAATGCAATAA
- a CDS encoding type VI secretion system baseplate subunit TssF: MNLDQNIYSKESVKARMLQNATKVWGLKSPQSLDPFVKLLIDAFSTEVFKANNEIQTVNARILEKLAKLLTPSIYTHPVPAHAVAFTQPYESSEILLEHTEFFFRKQMTSTIKAESDKQINIPFTPVGNVKINNVQTAIMFVGNTCYSIDERLNKIPIARFQGRPEDYRKVTIGIDVTKYSNETFPKYVSIYCSNPAFEHLDFTYKLLPYITVSSNGNPLFVREGLTYLTGNQQDGYEQMFHEQSIRNKLIEDVKSIYRHKFIEITGLSDRLFSEPGKLPENLAFVDYKEEITKYIDGKRYLWLTLDFPPQFSSEILDNFSFVLNAFPIYNRGWKKTEYSLDIMGNNIPLVTDEGEYFLYVDEVQDGEGRKYTEIPFTPTDDLKKGLYTVRKGGMERFTNRNAVDMIANVLELTRDEIAAFSLLNRDNVKGVLSEMSDKMKSMVQKVNNARRSVKQELNYVIMEPVEKTDHTYASFWITHSTLANHMRPGTELSNQLKSQTLVLLSETIGGAEEQRGTDSIQAYKYALTTRDKIISLEDVKNYCRMMMKDELKEVRVKRGTMISNKPKEGFIRTVEVEIIPQNYTFYGRAYWENMANILRNQIISKAIDGIEYRVKITNEDADF, translated from the coding sequence ATGAACTTAGACCAGAATATCTATTCCAAAGAATCCGTAAAAGCAAGAATGCTTCAGAACGCAACCAAAGTATGGGGATTAAAAAGCCCGCAGTCCCTGGATCCTTTTGTGAAGCTGCTGATCGATGCCTTCAGCACTGAAGTTTTTAAAGCGAATAACGAAATACAGACGGTAAATGCCAGAATTTTAGAAAAACTGGCGAAATTACTTACCCCTTCTATTTATACCCATCCGGTTCCCGCACATGCCGTTGCCTTCACGCAGCCTTATGAATCATCTGAAATCCTGCTGGAACACACAGAGTTTTTCTTCAGAAAGCAAATGACTTCCACCATCAAAGCGGAATCTGACAAACAGATCAATATCCCGTTTACACCGGTAGGGAATGTTAAAATCAATAATGTACAGACTGCCATTATGTTTGTAGGAAATACCTGCTACAGCATAGACGAGCGGCTGAATAAAATCCCGATTGCAAGGTTTCAGGGAAGGCCGGAAGATTACAGGAAAGTGACCATCGGCATTGATGTTACAAAATATTCCAATGAGACATTTCCCAAGTATGTAAGCATTTACTGCTCCAATCCCGCGTTTGAGCATCTTGACTTTACTTATAAACTGCTGCCGTATATTACGGTTTCGAGCAACGGAAATCCGCTCTTTGTAAGGGAAGGGCTGACTTATCTTACCGGTAACCAGCAGGACGGATATGAACAGATGTTCCACGAACAGTCTATCCGGAACAAGCTGATTGAAGATGTAAAAAGCATTTACCGCCATAAATTCATAGAAATTACGGGCCTGTCTGACCGCCTGTTTTCAGAACCCGGAAAGCTTCCGGAAAATCTTGCTTTTGTAGATTATAAAGAAGAAATCACGAAGTACATTGATGGAAAACGCTATCTGTGGCTTACTTTAGACTTTCCGCCTCAGTTTTCCTCTGAGATTTTAGATAATTTCTCTTTTGTGCTGAATGCATTCCCGATTTATAACCGGGGCTGGAAAAAAACAGAATACAGCCTAGACATCATGGGGAACAACATTCCCTTGGTAACCGATGAAGGCGAATATTTTTTGTATGTTGATGAAGTGCAGGACGGCGAAGGAAGGAAATATACGGAAATACCTTTTACGCCGACCGATGACCTGAAAAAAGGCCTCTATACCGTGAGAAAAGGAGGCATGGAACGCTTCACAAACAGGAATGCCGTAGACATGATCGCCAACGTGCTTGAGCTGACGAGGGATGAAATTGCAGCATTCTCTTTACTGAACAGGGATAATGTGAAAGGGGTCTTAAGCGAAATGTCGGATAAGATGAAATCAATGGTGCAGAAAGTGAATAATGCGAGGAGAAGTGTTAAGCAGGAACTGAATTATGTGATCATGGAACCGGTGGAAAAAACAGACCATACCTATGCTTCTTTCTGGATTACCCACAGTACATTGGCCAACCATATGCGTCCCGGGACGGAATTGTCTAACCAGCTGAAATCACAGACCCTGGTCCTTCTTTCCGAAACCATTGGCGGAGCCGAAGAGCAGAGAGGAACCGACAGTATTCAGGCTTACAAATATGCACTGACCACCAGGGATAAGATTATTTCTTTGGAGGACGTAAAGAATTACTGTAGGATGATGATGAAAGATGAACTGAAAGAAGTCCGTGTAAAACGGGGAACCATGATCAGCAATAAGCCTAAAGAAGGATTCATCCGGACTGTTGAGGTAGAAATCATTCCGCAGAATTATACTTTTTACGGAAGGGCGTACTGGGAAAACATGGCCAATATTCTCCGGAACCAGATTATATCCAAAGCCATAGACGGCATAGAATACCGGGTGAAAATCACCAATGAAGATGCTGATTTTTAA